One Setaria viridis chromosome 5, Setaria_viridis_v4.0, whole genome shotgun sequence genomic region harbors:
- the LOC117858907 gene encoding uncharacterized protein: protein MGCAGSKAATDVAVADVYRPPPTSVSLFDISAVEEPWRIAKNKAAGDDDEEDSSDEDEEEEETDDEEQEEEEEKPAVKTVVPLPLLDKLEGYELAPASWSEVSKALEDMKPVLDSNNQQAYTMPPPAAPKKKKTKKAKKKKKKKKKEQEKEQQPTTTPAAAAADEVANKKAPAPPPELAGRRVVKDNPFLMRDRESKGSDGSAPRWKRRDPFEGCPERRPPGAAGGGVVLYTTTLRGVRRTFEDCERARELVEACAEAAGVGAVDERDVSLHPEYLRELRELLAGDGSGAAAPPPPRLFVMGRYVGGAEECVKLAESGKLREMVRWVKARGEACAAKDGRGCEGCGGARFVPCWECGGSCKVVVEKGGEVERCAKCNENGLMMCPICH from the coding sequence ATGGGGTGCGCGGGCTCCAAGGCCGCCACGGACGTCGCGGTGGCCGACGTCTACCGTCCGCCGCCCACCAGCGTCTCCCTCTTCGACATCAGCGCCGTCGAGGAGCCCTGGCGCATCGCCAAGAACAAAGCAGCAGGCGATGACGATGAGGAAGATAGCAGcgacgaggatgaggaagaagaagaaaccgacgacgaagaacaagaagaggaagaggagaagccCGCCGTCAAGACCGTGGTGCCGCTGCCACTCCTGGACAAGCTGGAGGGCTACGAGCTGGCCCCGGCGTCGTGGTCCGAGGTGAGCAAGGCCCTGGAGGACATGAAGCCCGTCCTGGACTCCAACAACCAGCAGGCCTACACCATGCCGCCGCCAGCTGctcccaagaagaagaagaccaagaaggccaagaagaagaagaagaagaagaagaaggagcagGAGAAGGAGCAACAACCGACGACGACgcctgctgctgccgcggcggACGAGGTTGCCAATAagaaggcgccggcgccgccgccggagcttgcGGGGCGGCGCGTGGTGAAGGACAACCCCTTTTTGATGCGCGACCGCGAGAGCAAGGGCAGCGACGGCAGCGCGCCCAGGTGGAAGCGGCGGGACCCGTTCGAGGGCTGCCCCGAGCGGCGTCCGCcgggcgccgcgggcggcggggtggtgcTCTACACGACGACGCTCCGCGGCGTGCGGCGCACCTTCGAGGACTGCGAGCGCGCGCGGGAGCTGGTGGAGGCCTgcgccgaggcggcgggcgtggggGCCGTCGACGAGCGCGACGTGTCGTTGCATCCCGAGTACCTCCGCGAGCTGCGGGAGCTGCTGGCCGGCGACGGCTCAGGcgctgcggcgccgccgccgccgcggctcttCGTGATGGGGCGCTAcgtgggcggcgcggaggagtgCGTGAAGCTGGCCGAGTCCGGGAAGCTGAGGGAGATGGTGCGGTGGGTGAAGGCGCGCGGCGAGGCCTGCGCGGCCAAGGACGGGCGCGGCTGCgagggctgcggcggcgcgcgcttCGTGCCGTGCTGGGAGTGCGGCGGCAGCTgcaaggtggtggtggagaaggGAGGCGAGGTGGAGAGGTGCGCCAAGTGCAACGAGAACGGGCTCATGATGTGCCCCATCTGCCACTGA